The window TCGACGAGTTCCGCAAGGACCCGAACTTCGCCCGCGGCGATGAGCCGGCGGAAGCCATGACCATGTACACACCCTATCACTACGAGGGCTACGCCTGGGGCATGGCCATCGACATGAACGCCTGCATCGGCTGCAACTCGTGCGTAGTGGCCTGCCAGTCGGAGAACAACATCCCGGTGGTAGGGCGCGAGCAGGTCATCAACTCGCGCGAGATGCACTGGCTGCGTATCGACGCCTACTACCAGGGCGATCCCGACAACCCCAAGCTCTACTTCCAGCCCGTGCCCTGCATGCAGTGCGAGAACGCGCCCTGCGAGCTGGTGTGTCCGGTGGGCGCCACCGTCCACAGCTCCGAGGGGCTGAACGACATGGTCTACAACCGCTGCGTGGGGACGCGCTATTGCTCCAACAACTGTCCCTACAAGGTGCGGCGCTTCAACTTCCTGCTGTTCCAGGACTGGGAGTCGCCCAGCCTGAAGCTGATGCGCAATCCGGACGTCAGCGTGCGCAGCCGCGGGGTGATGGAGAAGTGCACCTACTGCGTGCAGCGCATCAACGCCGGGCGCATCGAGGCCGAGACCCAGGACCGCAAGGTGCGGGACGGGGAGATCCAGACGGCGTGCCAGCAGGCGTGCCCCACCCAGGCCATCGTTTTCGGCGACATCAACGACAAGGGGAGCGCGGTGGCGCGCTGGAAGCAGGACCCCCGGAATTACGGCCTGCTGGCCGAGCTCAACACCCGGCCCCGCACCACGTACCTGGCGGAGGTCCGCAATCCCAGCCCCGAGCTGCACGAGACGGGCATCGGCAGGGCGCACGAAGGTCCCCACCCGATGAACCGCGAGGAGCACAAGTAGATGCCCGAGAAGCCGAGCCATCCGCTGCCGGGCAAAGCTCCAGTGCTCGAGCCGGGACACACCTTCGGGACGATCACCGACAAGATCAGTTCCATCGTGCTGACCCGCCGGGTGTCGCTCGGCTGGCTGGTGGGCTTCGGCGTCGGCGCGGGCCTGGCGGGCGTGCTGCTGGTGGCCGTCAGCTACCTGTTCCTGAAGGGCGTCGGGATCTGGGGCATCGACATGCCGGTGGCGTGGGGCTTCGCCATCGTCAATTTCGTGTGGTGGATCGGGATCGGGCACGCGGGCACGCTGATCTCGGCCATCCTGCTGCTGCTCAAGCAGCAGTGGCGCAACTCCATCAACCGCTTCGCCGAGGCCATGACCCTGTTCGCGGTGATGTGCGCCGGGATGTTCCCGGTGCTGCACCTGGGGCGGCCGTGGCTGGCCTACTGGCTCTTCCCCTATCCCAACACCATGAACATCTGGCCGCAGTTCCGCAGCCCGCTGGTGTGGGACGTGTTCGCGGTCTCGACCTACTTCACGGTGTCGCTGCTGTTCTGGTTCGTGGGCCTGATCCCCGACCTGGCGACCCTGCGCGACCGCGCCACCAACCGCGTCACCCGGGCCGCTTACGGGTTCCTGGCCATGGGATGGCGGGGCTCGGCGCGACACTGGAAGCGCTACGAATCGGCCTACCTGCTGCTGGCCGGACTGGCGACCCCGCTGGTGCTCTCGGTGCACACGGTGGTGTCGTTCGATTTCGCGGTCTCCATCGTGCCCGGGTGGCACACCACCATCTTCCCGCCCTACTTCGTCGCCGGCGCCATCTACTCCGGCTTCGCCATGGTGGTGGTGATGGCCATCCCCATCCGCCACTTCTACGGGCTGCAAGACATGATCACCGAGCGCCACCTGGAGAACTCCGCCAAGGTCATGCTGGCCACCGGCCTGATCGTCGCCTACGGATACTTCATGGAAGTCTTCATGGCCTGGTTTGGCGGCAATCACTTTGAGCAGTACATGATCTTCAACCGCATGCGCGGGCCGTACGCGGTGCTCTACTGGTGCCTGATCCTGTTCAACGTCGCCATCCCGCAGCTGCTGTGGGTGCGCCCGATCCGCAAGAGCCCCTTCTGGCTGTTCATCCTCTCGCTGGACGTGCTGGTCGGGATGTGGCTGGAGCGGTTCGTGATTGTCATCACCAGCCTGCACCGCGACTACCTGCCGTCGTCGTGGGGCATGTACTGGCCGACGGTGTGGGACTGGGCAACCTACGTGGGGACCATCGGCTTCTTCGTGATGTGCATGTTCCTGTTCATCCGCTTCCTGCCCATGATCTCCATCTTTGAGATGCGCACGCTGCTGCCGGAAGCGGAAGTGGAGGCTGGAGATTGAAGCGCCCGCCGATCCATGGCCTGATGGCCGAATTCGATAACGCCAGCGACCTGGTGCAGGCGGCGCACCGCGCCTACCAGGCCGGTTATCGCCGCATGGACGCCTACAGCCCCTTCCCCATCGAGGAACTGAGCGAGGCCATCGGATTCCATCACACCAACGTGCCCCTGGTGGTGCTGATCGGCGGCCTGCTGGGCGGGCTGAGCGGCTACCTGATGCAGTACTGGGTCTCCGCCCTCAATTACCCGCTGAACGTCGCCGGGCGCCCGCTGAACTCGTGGCCGGCGTTCATCGTGGTGACCTTCGAGATGACCATCCTGGGGGCGGCGCTGTTCGCGGTGCTGGGGATGCTGGCCCTGAACGGCCTGCCCATGCCCTATCACCCGGTGTTCCACGTGGAACGTTTCGCCTTCGCCAGCAAGGACCGCTTCTTCCTGTGCATCGAGGCCCGCGACCCCAAGTTCGACCGCAAGGGTACCGAGGATTTCCTGCGCTCGCTGAGCCCGCGCGAGGTCACGGAGGTGCCGCATTAAACGGACGGCGCCCATCCTGTTGCTCGCGTCGCTCGGCTTGTCGCTCATGACCGGCTGCCGCCTCGACATGCACAACCAGCCGAAGTACATCCCGCTGCGGGAGAGCGAGTTCTTCGCCGACGGCCGTTCCGGCAGGCCGCTGGTGCCGGGCACCGTGCCGCGCGGCGAGCTGCGCGACGACGCCTCGTACTACACCGGGCTGGTCGGCGACAAGCTGCTCGACACCATGCCGGTGCCGGTGAACAAGGACTTGCTGAAGCGCGGGCAGGAGCGCTTCAACATCTTCTGCGCGCCCTGCCACTCGGCGCTGGGCGACGGCCAGGGGACGATCGCGCGCCGCGGCTACCTGAAGCCTCCCAGCTTCCACGATGACCGCCTGCGCGACGCGCCCCTGGGGCACTTCTACCGCGTCATGACGTATGGCTCCGGGGCGATGCCCGATTATGCGCAACAGATCCCGCCCGCCGACCGCTGGGCCATCGTGGCCTACATCCGCGCGCTGCAACTCAGCCAGGCGGCGCCTGCCAGCGACGTGCCCGAGCGCGACCGGCCGTTGCTGGGCCAGCCGCCCAGCAAGGGCGAAGCCGCTCCGGCGAAGACGGGGCCGGTTGGAGGAGAAGAAAAGAAGTGAACGCTTTCACCCAACCGAACTTCGAGCTGATGGCGCCGCGCGAGCTGACCGGAAAGATGCGGCGGCGTTCGCTCCTCGCCGGGGCGATCGGCGCCATCGCGCTGCTGATCGGCGTCTTTGTGGACCCGGCCCAGTTCTTCCGCTCTTATCTCCTGGGATACGTGCTGTGGATCGGCATCACCCTGGGCTGCCTGGCGCTGCTGATGTTGCAGCACCTGAGCGGCGGCCAGTGGGGCTTCCTGATCCGCCGTCCGTGTGAGGCCGCGACCCGCAACTTCCTGCTCATGCTGGTGCTGTTCGTGCCGCTGTTCTTCGGGCTGGGGCATCTGTACCACTGGTCGCAGGCCTCGGAGTTGGCCCACGACCTAGTGCTGCGCAACAAGCTGATATGGCTGCGCACGCCCTGGTTCGTGGCCCGCGTGTTCATCTACTTCTTCATCTGGATCGCCCTCTCGGTCGTGCTGAACCGGCTCTCGCTGGCGCAGGACCGCGCCGGCGAGGACGCCCCCGAACGGGTGAGCATCCGCCGCACCTTGCAGGGGATCAGCGGCCCGGGCCTGGTGCTGTGGGCCCTGACCGTCACCTTCATGTCGATCGACTGGGTGATGTCGCTGGACCCGCACTGGGCCTCGACCATCTACGGCCTGCTGTTCATGGCGGGACAGGGGCTTTCGGCGCTGGCGCTGATGATCGTCGTGCTGCTGATCCTGCGCAAGTACCCGCCGTTCGCCCAGATCGTCGCGCCCGTGCACTTCCACGACCTGGGCAAGCTGCTGCTGGCCTTCGTGATGCTGTGGGCTTACTTCGCCTACTCGCAGTTCCTGATCATCTGGGCGGGAAACCTGCCGGAGGAGATTCCCTGGTACCTGGGACGCACCCATGGCGGATACCGGCTGGTGGCCTTCGTGATCATCCTTTTCCACTTCGCGCTGCCCTTCGCCATGCTGCTGTCGCGCGACCTGAAGCGGAATGGCCGCAAGCTGGCGCTGGTGGCGTCGCTGCTCATCGTGATGCGCTGGCTCGACCTGTTCTGGCTGATCGCGCCCAACCCGCTGCCCGGCGCCGCCCACGGCATCGGGTTCTCCTGGATGGACATCGCCGCTCCGCTGGCCATCGGCGGACTGTGGCTGGCGACCTTCTTCTGGCAACTGGAGGCCCAGCCGCTGGTGGCGGTGCGCGACCCGCTGTTCAGCGCCCTGTTGGCCAAGGAACACGTTCATGACTGAGCATCACCACGAACCCGACCTCTCCAGCCTGCGCAATCCGGGTGTCAGTTACGAACCCAGCGATGCCAGTGTGCGCGGCGTGGTGTGGTTCCTCGTGGTCCTGACCCTGGCCGGGATCCTGATCCATCTGGTGCTGGTCGGGCTCTACAAGCTCCTGGCCGGGCCGGGGGTGTCGCTCGAACTGCACCAGGCGGCGGGGTCGGTCTATGCCAAGCCGCCGCAGCCGCCGGAGCCGCGCCTGCAAGCCGACGCGGTAGTGGAAAACAACCAGATGCGGGAGCAGGAAGAGCAGCGCCTGACCAGCTATGGCTGGGTGGACCAGGCGGCCGGAGTGACCCACATCCCCATCGAGCGCGCCATGGACCTGGTGGCGCAGCGCGGCATTCCGGCGCGGCCGCCGCAGCCCGCCACCCAGTATCGCGAGACTTTGAACATGGGCGTCCCGGCGCCGGGAGGCATGGCCGTCCCGGCCGCGGAGGCGCAGAAACGCACACCGCCTCAAAAGTAGGAGTCATGCAACAAGGATTCATCAAGACGATGGCATTCATGGCGGCCCTGCTGCTGCCGCTGGCGGGCCGCGCCGACGACCGGCGCCTGGTCCCGCCGGAGAAAGACACGCGCCCCTTGCTCCTGCAGAAGGTCTCTTTCGACCAGAAGCTGGGCGCGCAGCTCCCGCTCGACCTCAAGTTCCGCGACGAGTACGGCAACCAGATCGCGCTCGGGCAATATTTCCACCAGAAGCCGGTGATCCTCAGCCTGGTCTATTACCAGTGTCCCATGCTGTGCACGCAGGTGCTGAATGGGATGGTGAGCGCCTTCCTGCCGCTGAGCTTCAGCGCCGGCAAGGAGTTCGAAGTCGTCACCGTCAGCTTCGATGCGCGCGAGACGCCGGCGATGGCGGCCGCCAAGAAGGAAACGTACCTCAAGCGCTACCGGCGGCCCTCGGCCTACGACGGCTGGCACTTCCTGACCGGCGACCAGGCCTCGATCGACGCCCTCACCCAGGCGGTCGGCTTCCATTACGCCTTCGACCCCAAGCTGAACCAGTTCGCGCACGCCAGCGGCATCATGGTCATCACGCCCGAGGGCAGGATCGCCCAGTACTATTACGGCATCGAGTATTCGTCGCGCGACCTGCGGCTGGGCCTGGTCGAGGCCTCGAAGAACAAGATCGGCACGCTGGTGGACCAGGTGCTGCTCTACTGCTACCACTACGATCCGGCGCAGGGACGCTACGGCGCCATCGCCATGCGCATGATGCGGCTGGGCGGCGTCGCCACTGTGCTGCTGCTGGGCGGGTTCATGATCGTCATGTTCCGCCGCGACGCCCGCGCCGCTCCGGGGAGGGCCGGCTAGCCTATGTGGCAGAACTTCCCCTTGTTTCCGGCGCAGGCCTCCACTCAGGCGGGCAAGACCGACGCGCTCTATTTCTTCCTGATCGCGGTGACCGCGTTCTTCACCGTGCTCATCTTCCTGACCATCCTGGTGTTCGCCATCAAGTACCGCCGGTCGGTCCACCCCAAGGCAGTGCCGATCGAGGGCAACAACGTCCTGGAAGCCGGGTGGTCGCTGCTGCCGCTGGCCATCGCCATGGTGATGTTCGTCTGGGGAGCATGGGTGTACTTCAGTTACGCCAGCGTTCCCAAGAACGCCATCCAGGTGTTCGGGGTCGGCAAGCAGTGGATGTGGAAGTTCCAGCACGCGGACGGGCAGCGCGAGATCAATGAGCTGCATGTGCCGGTGGGGCAGCCGGTGGCGGTCACGCTGATCTCGCAGGACGTGATCCACAGCTTCTTCGTCCCCGCCTTCCGGGTGAAGATGGACGTGCTGCCCAACCGCTACCGCACCGTCTGGTTCCAGGCCACGCAGGCGGGGAGCTATCACCTGTTCTGCGCCGAGTACTGCGGCACCCAGCACTCCGGGATGATCGGCCAGGTCGTGGTCATGGAGCCGGCGGACTACGAGCGCTGGCTGACGCAGAACGGCGAAGGCTCGATGGCCTCGTCGGGCGAGAAGCTTTTCCGGCACTACGGCTGCATCAGTTGCCATCGCGCCGACAGCGGCCAGCGGGGCCCGGACCTCGCCGGGCTGTTCGGCAAGCAGGTGTTCCTGAGCGACGGACGCTCCCTGCTGGCCGACGAGAACTACATCCGCGAATCCATCCTCGACCCCAAGGCCAAGATCGTGGCCGGCTTCCAGCCCATCATGCCCACTT of the Terriglobales bacterium genome contains:
- the coxB gene encoding cytochrome c oxidase subunit II, with the translated sequence MWQNFPLFPAQASTQAGKTDALYFFLIAVTAFFTVLIFLTILVFAIKYRRSVHPKAVPIEGNNVLEAGWSLLPLAIAMVMFVWGAWVYFSYASVPKNAIQVFGVGKQWMWKFQHADGQREINELHVPVGQPVAVTLISQDVIHSFFVPAFRVKMDVLPNRYRTVWFQATQAGSYHLFCAEYCGTQHSGMIGQVVVMEPADYERWLTQNGEGSMASSGEKLFRHYGCISCHRADSGQRGPDLAGLFGKQVFLSDGRSLLADENYIRESILDPKAKIVAGFQPIMPTFQGQVNEEEMLQLVSYIRSLKQMPLNVNPDADIPSPEMRRRNPEVQPGPGEPMKVPNQ
- a CDS encoding DUF3341 domain-containing protein gives rise to the protein MKRPPIHGLMAEFDNASDLVQAAHRAYQAGYRRMDAYSPFPIEELSEAIGFHHTNVPLVVLIGGLLGGLSGYLMQYWVSALNYPLNVAGRPLNSWPAFIVVTFEMTILGAALFAVLGMLALNGLPMPYHPVFHVERFAFASKDRFFLCIEARDPKFDRKGTEDFLRSLSPREVTEVPH
- a CDS encoding SCO family protein, with the translated sequence MQQGFIKTMAFMAALLLPLAGRADDRRLVPPEKDTRPLLLQKVSFDQKLGAQLPLDLKFRDEYGNQIALGQYFHQKPVILSLVYYQCPMLCTQVLNGMVSAFLPLSFSAGKEFEVVTVSFDARETPAMAAAKKETYLKRYRRPSAYDGWHFLTGDQASIDALTQAVGFHYAFDPKLNQFAHASGIMVITPEGRIAQYYYGIEYSSRDLRLGLVEASKNKIGTLVDQVLLYCYHYDPAQGRYGAIAMRMMRLGGVATVLLLGGFMIVMFRRDARAAPGRAG
- a CDS encoding cytochrome c; translated protein: MLASLGLSLMTGCRLDMHNQPKYIPLRESEFFADGRSGRPLVPGTVPRGELRDDASYYTGLVGDKLLDTMPVPVNKDLLKRGQERFNIFCAPCHSALGDGQGTIARRGYLKPPSFHDDRLRDAPLGHFYRVMTYGSGAMPDYAQQIPPADRWAIVAYIRALQLSQAAPASDVPERDRPLLGQPPSKGEAAPAKTGPVGGEEKK
- the nrfD gene encoding NrfD/PsrC family molybdoenzyme membrane anchor subunit, translated to MPEKPSHPLPGKAPVLEPGHTFGTITDKISSIVLTRRVSLGWLVGFGVGAGLAGVLLVAVSYLFLKGVGIWGIDMPVAWGFAIVNFVWWIGIGHAGTLISAILLLLKQQWRNSINRFAEAMTLFAVMCAGMFPVLHLGRPWLAYWLFPYPNTMNIWPQFRSPLVWDVFAVSTYFTVSLLFWFVGLIPDLATLRDRATNRVTRAAYGFLAMGWRGSARHWKRYESAYLLLAGLATPLVLSVHTVVSFDFAVSIVPGWHTTIFPPYFVAGAIYSGFAMVVVMAIPIRHFYGLQDMITERHLENSAKVMLATGLIVAYGYFMEVFMAWFGGNHFEQYMIFNRMRGPYAVLYWCLILFNVAIPQLLWVRPIRKSPFWLFILSLDVLVGMWLERFVIVITSLHRDYLPSSWGMYWPTVWDWATYVGTIGFFVMCMFLFIRFLPMISIFEMRTLLPEAEVEAGD